One Fusobacterium simiae genomic window, AAATTGACTAAGGGACAATTTTCAATATAGAATTGGAGGAGAAATATGGCTTCGGTAACAATAACAGGGGTAACAAAATCTTTTGGAAATGTTAAAGTTTTACAAGAGTTTAATCAAAAGTTTGAAGATGGAGAATTTATAACATTATTAGGTCCTTCTGGTTGTGGAAAAACAACTATGCTTAGACTTATTGCAGGATTTGAAAAACCAAGTAGTGGGGAAATATATATAGGTGATAAATTAGTTTCTAGTGAAAAACAATTTTTACCACCCGAAAAAAGAGGAATAGGAATGGTATTCCAATCTTATGCAGTATGGCCTCATATGAATGTATTTGACAATATTGCTTATCCATTAAAAATTCAAAAAATTAGTAAAAATGAAATAAAAGAAAGAGTGAATCAAGTTTTAAAAATTGTACACTTAGAACAATATAAGGATAGATTTCCATCTGAATTATCAGGAGGACAACAACAAAGAGTTGCATTGGGAAGAGCTTTAGTTGCTCAACCTGAAATCTTATTATTAGATGAGCCTCTTTCTAACCTAGATGCAAAACTAAGAGAAGAAATGAGATATGAAATAAAAGAAATAACTAAAAAACTAAAAATAACAGTTATTTATGTAACTCACGACCAAATAGAAGCAATGACTATGAGTGATAGAATTGTTTTAATTAATAAAGGGGAAGTACAACAAGTTGCCCCTCCTCAAGAAATATATTCTAATCCTAAAAATATGTTTGTTGCAAATTTTGTTGGTAAGGTTGATTTTATTAAAGGAAAGGTTAAAGGAAATAAAATTTTATTGGATAACAGCAATGGACAAACACTTCCTAACACAAGTTCATTTAAAGGAAATGTTGTTGTAGCAATTCGGCCAGAAAACGCTATTCTTTCTGATGATGGAGAAATTATAGGTAAAGTTTATTCAAAATTTTACTTAGGAGATTGCAATGATTTAAGAGTTGAAATTGGAAATGGAAATATTTTAAGAATAATTGCAAGAGCTTCAACTTATAATACTCTAAATGAAGGTGATGAAGTTAAAATAAAAATTTTAGAATATTTTGTTTTTGAAGATGATGGAAAAGATCAAATTAAAATTATGACATAGATAAATGATGTTGATAAAATTTCTTCTATCAATACAATTATTATACAACTTTATTATTTTCCCAAAAGGGCTGTTGTAAACAAATAAATGTAATAAAAATAGTTCATTTTTTATTTACATTTCTGTATATAAGTTTGCAACAGTTCTTTTATTTTGAAATTATTTATATATATTGTATAATAAAAATAAAAAAGGGAGGAGCGTTTATGAAAAAAGGAATAGGGATAGGAATAGAAGATTTTAGAGAAGTGATAAGAGAAGATTGCTACTATTTTGATAAAACAAATTATATAGAAGAATTAATAAAAGATAAAACAAAAATAAAATTATTTACAAGACCAAGAAGATTTGGAAAGACATTAAATATGTCAACATTAAAATATTTTTTTGATATAAGAAATGCAGAAGAAAATAAAAAACTGTTTAAAGACTTATATATAGAAAAATCACAATATTTTAAAGAACAAGGACAATATCCAGTGATATTTATCACATTGAAAGACACAAAAAATAATAAATGGGAAGAAATGTTAATGAGAACAGAAAGTTTAATTTCTGATGTATATAATGAATTTGAATATATAAGAGAAAAATTAAATGAGAAAGATTTAATAGAATTTGAAAAAATTTGGTTAAAAAAAGATGGAGCTAATTATGAAAGTGCTTTGAAGCTATTAAGTGAATATCTGTATAAATATTATCAAAAAGAAGTAATTTTATTGATAGATGAATATGATAGTCCTCTGATAACAGCAAATCAATGTGGATATTATAAAGAAGCTATAAATTTTTTTAGGAACTTTTTTAGTTCCGCATTAAAAACAAATTCATATTTAAAAACAGGGATATTAACAGGAATAGTACAGGTTGCTAAAGAAGGGATATTCTCAGGTTTAAATAATGTAATAACTTATAATATATTTAAAAAAGATTTTGATACATTTTTTGGATTAACACAGAAAGAAGTAGAAGAAGCATTAAAATATTTTAAGTTAGAATATAAAATAGAAGAAGTAAGAAAATGGTATGATGGCTATACATTTGGAGATAAAGAAATTTATAATCCTTGGAGCATTTTAAATTTTATTAAAGAAAAAGAATTACAAGCCTATTGGGTAAATACATCAGATAATGCACTAATTTATGATAACTTAGAAAATTCAACTATAGACACATTTAATGAATTAGAAACATTATTTGAAGGAAAAGAAATAAAAAAAGAGATAAGTCCATTTTTTACATTTGAAGAGCTATCAAAATTTGATGGAATATGGCAGTTGATGGCATATAATGGATATTTAAAAATAAGTAAAAAATTAGATTACGATGAATATTTATTAAAGATACCAAACTATGAAATACAAACATTTTTTAGAAAAGGATTTATAGATAAATTTTTAGTAAGTGAAAATCAATTTAATCCAATGATGAGAGCTTTATTAGAAGGAAATATAGAAGAATTTGAAAAGAGATTACAAAATATATTTTTAATAAACACAAGTTTTCACGATTTAAAAGGAGAGAAAGTATATCATTCACTATTTTTAGGAATGTTAATATGGTTAAGAGATAGATATGAAGTAACATCAGAGGGAGAAAGAGGATATGGAAGATATGATGCACTATTAACTCCATTAAATAAGATAAAACCAGCGTATGTATTTGAATTTAAGGTATCAAAAACAATAAAAGGATTGAGTTCAAAAGCAGAAGAAGCATTAAAACAAATAAAAGAAAGGAAATATGATATAGGCTTAAAAGAAAAAGGAATAACAAAAGTATATAGAATAGGAATAGCTTTTAAAGGTAAAAATGTAAAAGTTAAATATGAAATAGTATAAAAAAGAGACTGTTGCAAACTAATAAATTTACAACAGTCTCCTTGTTTTTATTTAGCTTCTATCCAAAGAACAGCATCTTGAGATAAACCTCTACTGTTTTTAAATTTTTCTCCACCAGCATTTAATGCAACAATTCCCCAATATCCAGTATGCACTGGAGTAAATGAAAAATAGCCGTTTGCATCTGAATAAAGAGTCATGGAAGTTTTTTTATCTTCTTTTAAATTTTCTAGAAATTGAGAATTTTTTATATCTGCATTTAAATACTCAATTACAATTTTTATATTAGCAGCAGGTTTTCCTTCTCCATTGACAACTTGTCCTTTAAACATATTATCTTTCCATGTTATAGGATTAGAAAGAGGAATTATTTCAGGGTAACCATCAGCCATTCTTTTATTCCAATCAGTTTCTTCTCCACCTCTATTTACAATAACTTTAGTTATCTGTTGCATGTGAGTTCCTTCTTTTTCTTCAAAATAAGGGTAAGGAATTAAAACGAAAACCCAATCACCATTATCATTTGCTCCAAAATTAAATTTGTATCCAGAACCTTGATTTCCATTTGAGCCAAATTTAATTGGAGAAAGTATAGATTTTAAATCATTTTTATTTCCTCTATGCACAACAAAAAATTCTTCTATAGATTGGAATCCACCTTTATCGTCTTTCCCCATACTCATATTTTTTGATTTTATTCCTTCTACTGGATGTTCAGTAAAAATTAATTCAAATGGAACTATAGATTTTCCAGTTATATCTGAATCAGGTGTATAGATCATTTGAAAATGGGCAAATGATGATATTGACATACAAATTATTAGTCCGACTATTAAAATTCTTTTTAACATAATGCCTCCTTAAATTTTATTTTTTTATATTTTAACACTTTAAAATTTTAGTGTAAATCATTTATTTTTATTAATTTATTAAAAAAATACTATAAAAATAAATTTTTTTCTAATAAAAAATTTAATTAATATCTATAATAGCCATATTCTTATAACTATATCTAGTGTGTTATTTTATTATATATACTATATATTGTTATTTTTTTTAAAAAGTGCTAAAATGATTAAAGAATTAAAAAAGTTTTTAATTAATATAAAATATATTTACTACTTGTTATATTTTTATATATAATGCAGTTTTAAATATAAGTAATGCTTTTAATTATAACAACTCATACAAATAACAGGAGGTATAAGAGAAATGAAAAGAGTAATCAAAAGGGATGGATCAGTAGTTGAGTTTGATAGAAGCAGGATAGAGAATGCTATTAGAAAAACATTTGAACAAGCTTCTAGGGAACCAAATATAAAATTAATAGAAAAAATTGCCTCCCAAGTGGAAGAACTTCCTGATAAGGTATTATCAGTTGAGCAGATACAGGATATAGTTGTAAAAAAATTAATGGGCTCATCTGAAAAAGATATTGCTATGTCTTATCAAAGTTATAGAACATTAAAAGCTGAAATAAGAGAAAAAGAAAAAGGAATATATAGGCAAATTGCTGAGCTTGTAGATGCTTCTAATGAAAAATTATTATCTGAAAATGCAAATAAAGATGCAAAAACTATCTCTGTTCAAAGAGATTTACTTGCTGGTATTTCTTCAAGAGATTATTATTTAAACAAAATAGTTCCTAAACATATAAAATTAGCTCATATAAAGGGTGAGATTCATTTACATGATTTGGACTATTTACTTTTTAGAGAAACAAACTGTGAGCTAGTAAACATAGAAACTATGTTAAGAGGTGGATGTAATATAGGTAATGCTAAAATGCTTGAACCTAATTCTGTTGATGTTGCAGTTGGACATATAGTTCAAATTATTGCTTCTGTTTCATCTAATACCTATGGAGGTTGTTCAATTCCATATTTAGATAGAGCCTTAGTTAGATATATAAAGAAGACTTTTAAGAAACACTTTTTAAGAGGATCTAAGTATATAGATGACTTAAATGAAGAACAAATAGAAGAATTAAAGAAAGAAGATTTAGAATACTCAAATGAAACTATAAAAAATAAATATCCTAAAACTTATAAATATTCTGTTGATATGACAGAAGAATCTGTTAAGCAAGCAATGCAAGGTTTAGAATATGAAATCAATTCCTTATCTACTGTAAATGGTCAAACACCTTTTACAACTATTGGTATAGGAACTGAAACTTCTTGGGAAGGAAGACTTGTTCAAAAATATGTTTTA contains:
- a CDS encoding ABC transporter ATP-binding protein; the encoded protein is MASVTITGVTKSFGNVKVLQEFNQKFEDGEFITLLGPSGCGKTTMLRLIAGFEKPSSGEIYIGDKLVSSEKQFLPPEKRGIGMVFQSYAVWPHMNVFDNIAYPLKIQKISKNEIKERVNQVLKIVHLEQYKDRFPSELSGGQQQRVALGRALVAQPEILLLDEPLSNLDAKLREEMRYEIKEITKKLKITVIYVTHDQIEAMTMSDRIVLINKGEVQQVAPPQEIYSNPKNMFVANFVGKVDFIKGKVKGNKILLDNSNGQTLPNTSSFKGNVVVAIRPENAILSDDGEIIGKVYSKFYLGDCNDLRVEIGNGNILRIIARASTYNTLNEGDEVKIKILEYFVFEDDGKDQIKIMT
- a CDS encoding ATP-binding protein; amino-acid sequence: MKKGIGIGIEDFREVIREDCYYFDKTNYIEELIKDKTKIKLFTRPRRFGKTLNMSTLKYFFDIRNAEENKKLFKDLYIEKSQYFKEQGQYPVIFITLKDTKNNKWEEMLMRTESLISDVYNEFEYIREKLNEKDLIEFEKIWLKKDGANYESALKLLSEYLYKYYQKEVILLIDEYDSPLITANQCGYYKEAINFFRNFFSSALKTNSYLKTGILTGIVQVAKEGIFSGLNNVITYNIFKKDFDTFFGLTQKEVEEALKYFKLEYKIEEVRKWYDGYTFGDKEIYNPWSILNFIKEKELQAYWVNTSDNALIYDNLENSTIDTFNELETLFEGKEIKKEISPFFTFEELSKFDGIWQLMAYNGYLKISKKLDYDEYLLKIPNYEIQTFFRKGFIDKFLVSENQFNPMMRALLEGNIEEFEKRLQNIFLINTSFHDLKGEKVYHSLFLGMLIWLRDRYEVTSEGERGYGRYDALLTPLNKIKPAYVFEFKVSKTIKGLSSKAEEALKQIKERKYDIGLKEKGITKVYRIGIAFKGKNVKVKYEIV
- a CDS encoding DUF4198 domain-containing protein — its product is MLKRILIVGLIICMSISSFAHFQMIYTPDSDITGKSIVPFELIFTEHPVEGIKSKNMSMGKDDKGGFQSIEEFFVVHRGNKNDLKSILSPIKFGSNGNQGSGYKFNFGANDNGDWVFVLIPYPYFEEKEGTHMQQITKVIVNRGGEETDWNKRMADGYPEIIPLSNPITWKDNMFKGQVVNGEGKPAANIKIVIEYLNADIKNSQFLENLKEDKKTSMTLYSDANGYFSFTPVHTGYWGIVALNAGGEKFKNSRGLSQDAVLWIEAK